One Malus domestica chromosome 11, GDT2T_hap1 genomic region harbors:
- the LOC103422836 gene encoding uncharacterized protein translates to MEELDSLWTTCPESADELKEKLLYTTLELESVKTRATDEIRKSEENVKKLVNLLNVASKERDDAVDQLRKLVNKIMPSGPMELPLNMFPHESTLLLPTKANSSITESNSLSETYNPQKSHVSSSVDSLFDAVSSPEFSNINMAESGCIPFVKQQPRVQEYNGTASAGVVSGMIKPDPASEVIDNFVKGKILPKQGKLLQTVMEAGPLLETLLVAGPMPRWRNPPPLQPFKIPPFSIKGCEAAASFNQKPVGNTSYVVHKPINSASYPEMSRGFSQTCSASMLNFNNGGASISRLNNARMLASNSGIDHQFSIGKRQRLQ, encoded by the exons ATGGAGGAACTGGATTCTCTGTGGACTACTTGCCCTGAG AGCGCTGATGAGTTGAAGGAGAAGCTTCTGTACACAACCCTTGAGCTAGAATCAGTAAAAACACGCGCAACGGATGAAATCCGAAAAAGCGAGGAGAATGTGAAGAAACTAGTCAATCTTCTAAACGTTGcatccaaagaaagagatgatGCTGTAGATCAGCTACGAAAGCTGGTAAACAAGATCATGCCTTCAGGTCCAATGGAACTCCCCCTCAACATGTTTCCTCATGAAAGTACACTTTTGCTTCCCACCAAGGCAAACTCAAGCATAACTGAATCCAACAGCCTCTCTGAAACCTACAATCCCCAAAAATCGCACGTCTCTTCCTCTGTGGACTCCTTATTCGATGCCGTTTCTTCACCCGAGTTTTCGAACATAAACATGGCTGAATCCGGCTGCATTCCTTTTGTGAAGCAGCAGCCTCGGGTGCAAGAATATAATGGTACTGCATCTGCTGGTGTAGTCTCAGGGATGATCAAACCCGACCCGGCTTCTGAAGTGATTGACAACTTTGTGAAAGGAAAGATTTTGCCTAAACAGGGAAAGCTCTTGCAGACTGTGATGGAAGCCGGTCCACTGCTCGAGACTCTTCTTGTTGCTGGGCCAATGCCTCGTTGGCGAAACCCCCCGCCTTTGCAGCCCTTCAAAATCCCACCTTTTTCAATCAAAGGCTGTGAAGCTGCTGCAAGCTTTAACCAGAAACCAGTGGGAAATACTAGTTATGTTGTCCATAAGCCAATCAACTCGGCATCATATCCTGAGATGTCTCGCGGCTTTTCGCAGACATGTTCGGCTTCCATGTTGAACTTCAACAATGGTGGTGCTTCCATCTCACGCCTGAACAATGCAAGGATGTTGGCTTCAAATTCCGGCATTGACCACCAATTTTCGATTGGCAAGCGGCAGAGGCTTCAATGA